Proteins from a single region of Phaeacidiphilus oryzae TH49:
- a CDS encoding NAD(P)-dependent oxidoreductase, with protein sequence MADSASARNTDRERLRVGWIGTGRMGAAMAERLARAGHDLAVWNRTRAKAEPLRRFGAEVRDSIAELRDRDVVFTTVAGSEDLKEVLLGEDGLIHSDGQAPAGPVPAVVVDCSTVSAEASAAVREACAAAGADFLAAPVSGNAKVVEAGKLSLVVSGPQKAYERVSPLLHTIGRAATYAGEGDTARLVKIAHNVFLGVVTQSLAEITVLAEKGGVPRHAFLEFLNDSVLGSAFTRYKSPAFVNLDYSPTFTPPLLRKDLDLGLDAARELGVPMPLAAATAQLVQATIGGGRTGEDFAVLLDQQAAASGLTLAPENVEVDDGLGDGPGEGPGDGLGEGPGEGGGFDAGPEDGADPGDGEGDRP encoded by the coding sequence ATGGCGGACTCGGCTTCAGCGCGGAACACCGACCGGGAACGGCTGCGCGTCGGCTGGATCGGTACGGGCCGGATGGGCGCGGCGATGGCCGAGCGCCTGGCCCGGGCCGGCCACGACCTCGCGGTGTGGAACCGCACCCGCGCCAAGGCCGAGCCGCTGCGCCGGTTCGGCGCCGAGGTCCGCGACTCCATCGCCGAACTGCGGGACCGGGACGTCGTCTTCACGACGGTGGCCGGCTCGGAGGACCTCAAGGAGGTGCTGCTCGGCGAGGACGGCCTGATCCACTCCGACGGCCAGGCGCCGGCCGGCCCGGTGCCGGCGGTCGTCGTGGACTGCTCCACGGTCTCCGCCGAGGCCTCGGCGGCGGTCCGGGAGGCCTGCGCGGCGGCCGGCGCGGACTTCCTGGCCGCACCGGTCAGCGGCAACGCCAAGGTGGTCGAGGCCGGGAAGCTGAGCCTGGTGGTCTCCGGCCCGCAGAAGGCGTACGAGCGAGTCTCCCCGCTGCTCCACACCATCGGACGCGCGGCCACCTACGCCGGCGAGGGGGACACCGCCCGGCTGGTGAAGATCGCCCACAACGTCTTCCTCGGGGTGGTCACCCAGTCCCTGGCGGAGATCACCGTGCTGGCCGAGAAGGGCGGGGTCCCGCGCCACGCCTTCCTGGAGTTCCTCAACGACAGCGTGCTGGGCTCGGCGTTCACCCGCTACAAGTCGCCGGCCTTCGTCAACCTCGACTACTCCCCGACCTTCACCCCGCCGCTGCTCCGCAAGGACCTGGACCTCGGTCTGGACGCGGCCCGGGAGCTCGGCGTGCCGATGCCGCTGGCCGCCGCCACCGCGCAGCTGGTCCAGGCGACCATCGGCGGCGGGCGCACCGGCGAGGACTTCGCCGTCCTCCTCGACCAGCAGGCCGCCGCCTCCGGCCTCACCCTCGCCCCGGAGAACGTCGAGGTGGACGACGGCCTCGGCGACGGTCCCGGCGAGGGACCGGGCGACGGCCTCGGCGAGGGACCGGGCGAGGGCGGGGGCTTCGACGCCGGCCCGGAAGACGGCGCCGACCCGGGCGACGGCGAAGGAGACCGGCCGTGA